The following nucleotide sequence is from Peribacillus sp. ACCC06369.
GAGATTTATAATCCAAAGAGATCGATTAGTTCATAGTGTCCAAGAAGTAATGAAAGCAGTCACATCAAGGACGACGATTCCGATTCTGACGGGAATAAAAATAAGCGTTACTAGTGAGGGCGTCACTCTAACAGGAAGTGACTCAGATATCTCCATCCAATCATTCATCCCAGCTGAAGTTGACGGAGATGAGATTGTTGAAGTTAAAAGTAGCGGCGGTATTGTACTAAATGCCCGTTTTTTCAGTGAAATTGTCAAAAAGCTACCGATGGATACTGTAGAAATTGAAGTGGAAAACAACTTTCAAACGATTATCCGCTCAGGTAAAGCTGAATTTAATCTAAATGGACTAGATCCTGAGGAATATCCACATCTTCCGATCATTGAAGAAGAAAATATTTTCAAACTTCCAACGGATCTTTTAAAGACCCTTATTCGCCAAACGGGTTTTGCAGTGTCCACGTCAGAAACACGTCCCATCTTGACAGGTGTAAACTTGAAGGTTCAAGATGACGAATTGACCTGTATTGCAACAGACAGTCATAGGCTGGCCATGAGAACAGCCAAAATAGAAAATAAAATTACAGGGACTTATAGCGTTGTAATCCCAGGTAAAAGTCTGAATGAGTTGAGTAAAATCCTTGATGATACAAACGAACTCATTGAGATCGTCATTACCGACAATCAAGTACTTTTCAAAGCTGAAAATTTACTATTTTTCTCAAGACTTCTTGAAGGGAATTATCCTGATACATCACGCTTGATTCCATCAGATAGTAAAACGGATGTAACTGTTCATACTAAAGATTTTCTCCAAGCTATCGATAGGGCTTCTCTATTGGCGAGAGAAGGAAGAAATAATGTCGTCAAATTGACAACCCTGGAAGGCCGTATAATCGAAGTCTCTTCCAATACCCCTGAAATTGGTAAAGTAATTGAAGAGGTTCAGGCAGAAGCCATTGAAGGCGAAGATTTGAAAATCTCATTCAGTGCCAAATTTGTAATGGATGCTTTAAAGGCATTGGAAGGTTCCGATATAAAAATTAATTTCACCGGTGCAATGCGACCGTTTGTCATTCGTCCACTACATGATGATTCCATGCTGCAATTAATTCT
It contains:
- the dnaN gene encoding DNA polymerase III subunit beta, whose translation is MRFIIQRDRLVHSVQEVMKAVTSRTTIPILTGIKISVTSEGVTLTGSDSDISIQSFIPAEVDGDEIVEVKSSGGIVLNARFFSEIVKKLPMDTVEIEVENNFQTIIRSGKAEFNLNGLDPEEYPHLPIIEEENIFKLPTDLLKTLIRQTGFAVSTSETRPILTGVNLKVQDDELTCIATDSHRLAMRTAKIENKITGTYSVVIPGKSLNELSKILDDTNELIEIVITDNQVLFKAENLLFFSRLLEGNYPDTSRLIPSDSKTDVTVHTKDFLQAIDRASLLAREGRNNVVKLTTLEGRIIEVSSNTPEIGKVIEEVQAEAIEGEDLKISFSAKFVMDALKALEGSDIKINFTGAMRPFVIRPLHDDSMLQLILPVRTY